A part of Holophagales bacterium genomic DNA contains:
- the xerC gene encoding site-specific tyrosine recombinase XerC: MTSPARRRAAARRKRVFAFRDTTDPRGFVVLMKAHLEHLKVRGYSPRTVLSAEWSISDFVVWCQERDVMKPRDVTKPMLERYQRMLFYTEKPDGSPLTLSTQHHRLSFIKQYFKWLARENHLLSNPASELELPKVEKRLPKHVLTATEAEAILAQPDIRKPQGLRDRAILETFYSTGIRRTELSGLKIHDVDTERGTITVRQGKGRRDRVVPVGERAGAWIAKYIREARPDFVIEPDRGFIFLAGEGEPIAPKTLSLYVSRYVKASGVAKTGSCHLFRHAMATLMLENGADVRMIQAILGHVKLTTTEIYTHVAITKLKEIHTATHPAARLGKP; this comes from the coding sequence GTGACGAGCCCGGCCCGACGGCGCGCGGCAGCTCGACGCAAGCGGGTCTTCGCCTTCCGCGACACGACCGACCCGCGCGGTTTCGTCGTCCTGATGAAGGCCCATCTCGAGCACCTGAAGGTGAGGGGCTACTCGCCCAGGACGGTCCTGTCGGCCGAGTGGTCGATCTCCGACTTTGTCGTCTGGTGCCAGGAGCGGGACGTGATGAAGCCCCGCGACGTCACGAAGCCGATGCTCGAGCGCTACCAGCGGATGCTCTTCTACACGGAGAAGCCCGACGGGAGCCCTCTGACGCTCTCGACGCAGCACCACCGCCTGAGCTTCATCAAGCAGTACTTCAAGTGGCTCGCCCGCGAGAATCACCTCCTCTCGAACCCCGCCTCCGAGCTCGAGCTGCCGAAGGTGGAGAAGCGGCTCCCGAAGCACGTCCTGACGGCGACGGAGGCCGAGGCGATCCTGGCGCAGCCCGACATCCGGAAGCCCCAGGGCCTGAGAGACCGGGCGATCCTGGAGACCTTCTATTCGACGGGGATCCGGCGCACCGAGCTGTCGGGCCTGAAGATCCACGACGTGGACACGGAACGCGGCACGATCACCGTCCGTCAGGGAAAAGGCCGGAGGGATCGTGTGGTGCCTGTCGGCGAAAGAGCCGGGGCGTGGATCGCGAAGTACATCCGCGAGGCCCGACCAGACTTCGTCATCGAGCCGGACCGCGGTTTCATCTTCCTCGCTGGCGAGGGCGAGCCGATCGCGCCGAAGACGCTCAGCCTGTACGTGAGCCGGTACGTGAAGGCGTCCGGCGTCGCGAAGACCGGCTCGTGCCACCTCTTTCGCCACGCCATGGCGACGCTGATGCTCGAGAACGGCGCCGACGTCCGGATGATCCAGGCCATCCTGGGTCACGTGAAGCTGACGACGACGGAGATCTACACGCACGTGGCGATCACGAAGCTCAAGGAAATCCACACGGCCACTCACCCGGCGGCCCGACTGGGGAAGCCTTGA
- a CDS encoding toprim domain-containing protein, whose amino-acid sequence MARIPDDLLNRVRSEVPLERLAEARGVELKRHGADLIGRCPFHDDREPSLVVTPAKNLWHCLGACQTGGSPIDWVMKAEGVSFRHAVEILRADFFPTSPSLDGPPKHTSVPQLASPVDLDADDRELLGQVIGYYHQTLKESPEALGYLEKRGLVHPELIDRFKLGYANRTLGYRLPAMNRKAGQEIRTRLQKLGILRETGHEHLSGSLVIGIFGEGGEVLGAYGRKLLSNLRPGTPMHLYLPGPHRGVFNVEALVSSKEVILCESLIDALTFWCAGFRNVTASYGVEGFTHDHLAAFKTYGTEHVLIAYDRDDAGDKAAESLGKKLQAEGIGCSRVQFPKGMDANEYALKVQPPAKALGLLLRTAVWMGNGKQPESVTTTTATTATAPGAAAAAPALTAVPAPPPATPVPASPASPVSPVPVVSSYEQPAPLAAKEKKLQGDASPTTPDLDEVLVPLGDRRYRLRGLRKNLAWGVLKLNVLVTREGPEAEALFAPPSPLSGFFVDTLDLYSARQRAAFEKQAAHELGLIEETIKRDLGQLLRKAEELQQESIRRTLEPKEKAVLLSEEETAEALEFLKDPRLLTRILEDFETGGLVGEDTNKLTAYLAAVSRKLDKPLAVIVQSSSAAGKSALMEAVLGFVPEEEREKYSALTGQSLFYFGEGKSLRHKILAIAEEEGAEKAGYALKLLQSEGELSIASTGKDPQTGRLVTQEYRVEGPVMIFLTTTAIEIDEELLNRCLVLTVDESREQTRRIHELQRRASTLDGILASRRKPKAVKVHRNAQRLLRPLLVHNPFAARLTFLDEKTRMRRDHVKYLKLIEAITLLFQYQREVKGLTVDGEVVEYVEATLSDVALANRLASEVLGRSLDELPPQTRRLLVHLDDLVTSVCEKQGVTREDLRFSRRDVRIATGWGDTQLRIHLDRLAALEYVLVHRGGRGQSFVYELLWRGEGKDGRPFLLGLLDTAALVDPIDEEAAPATTTETSRGEEGHLAGGSRPHRGAFAGGSRGEEDEPDPAPHARLNGFSHEEAETPLLGGTLGIPSYPLPEPKLVLRRAAGRL is encoded by the coding sequence ATGGCCCGAATCCCTGATGACCTCTTGAACCGGGTCCGGAGTGAGGTCCCGCTCGAGCGCCTCGCCGAGGCGAGGGGCGTCGAGCTGAAGAGGCACGGCGCGGATCTGATCGGCCGCTGCCCCTTCCACGACGACCGGGAGCCCTCCCTCGTCGTGACTCCGGCGAAGAACCTCTGGCACTGCCTCGGTGCGTGCCAGACAGGTGGCTCGCCGATCGACTGGGTGATGAAGGCCGAGGGGGTGAGCTTCCGGCACGCCGTCGAGATCCTGAGGGCCGACTTCTTCCCGACCTCGCCCTCGCTGGATGGCCCGCCGAAGCACACCAGCGTCCCGCAGCTCGCCTCGCCCGTCGACCTCGACGCCGACGATCGCGAGCTGCTCGGGCAGGTGATCGGCTACTACCACCAGACGCTGAAGGAGAGCCCGGAGGCCCTCGGCTATCTCGAGAAGCGGGGCCTCGTGCATCCCGAGCTCATCGACCGCTTCAAGCTCGGCTACGCGAATCGCACCCTCGGCTATCGCCTCCCCGCCATGAACCGCAAAGCCGGCCAGGAGATCCGAACGCGCCTCCAGAAGCTGGGGATCCTCCGCGAGACCGGCCACGAGCACCTTTCGGGATCGTTAGTCATCGGGATCTTCGGCGAAGGCGGCGAGGTCCTCGGCGCCTACGGCCGCAAGCTCCTCTCCAACCTCCGCCCCGGCACCCCGATGCACCTCTACCTCCCCGGCCCTCACCGCGGCGTCTTCAACGTCGAAGCCCTCGTCTCCTCGAAGGAAGTCATCCTCTGCGAGTCGCTCATCGATGCCCTCACCTTCTGGTGCGCGGGCTTCCGCAACGTCACGGCCTCCTACGGTGTCGAGGGCTTCACGCACGACCACCTCGCGGCCTTCAAGACGTACGGCACCGAGCACGTCCTGATCGCCTACGACCGTGACGACGCCGGCGACAAGGCGGCCGAGAGCCTCGGGAAGAAGCTCCAGGCCGAAGGGATCGGCTGCTCGCGCGTCCAGTTTCCGAAGGGGATGGACGCCAACGAGTACGCGCTCAAGGTCCAGCCACCCGCGAAAGCTCTCGGCCTGCTTCTACGGACGGCCGTCTGGATGGGCAACGGGAAGCAGCCGGAGAGCGTCACGACGACAACCGCCACGACGGCTACGGCGCCGGGTGCCGCTGCCGCGGCGCCCGCGCTCACCGCGGTGCCTGCGCCGCCTCCGGCCACTCCGGTCCCTGCCTCGCCCGCCTCACCAGTCTCGCCCGTCCCTGTCGTAAGCTCGTACGAGCAGCCGGCCCCTTTAGCAGCTAAAGAAAAGAAGCTTCAGGGCGATGCCTCGCCGACGACCCCCGATCTCGACGAGGTCCTCGTCCCCCTCGGCGATCGCCGCTACCGCCTGCGGGGCCTGAGAAAGAACCTCGCCTGGGGCGTCCTGAAGCTCAACGTCCTCGTCACCCGCGAAGGCCCCGAGGCCGAGGCCCTCTTCGCGCCCCCGTCGCCACTCTCCGGCTTCTTCGTCGACACACTCGACCTCTACTCGGCGCGGCAGCGTGCTGCCTTCGAGAAGCAGGCTGCGCACGAGCTGGGGCTGATCGAGGAGACCATCAAGCGCGACCTCGGCCAGCTCCTGCGGAAGGCCGAGGAGCTTCAGCAGGAGAGCATCCGCAGGACGCTCGAGCCGAAGGAGAAGGCCGTCCTCCTCAGCGAAGAGGAGACGGCCGAAGCCCTCGAATTCCTGAAAGACCCGCGGCTCCTGACCCGCATCCTCGAAGACTTCGAGACCGGCGGCCTCGTCGGGGAGGACACCAACAAGCTCACGGCCTACCTCGCGGCCGTCTCGAGAAAGCTCGACAAGCCGCTCGCCGTCATCGTCCAGTCGAGCTCCGCGGCGGGGAAGTCGGCGCTCATGGAGGCCGTCCTCGGTTTCGTCCCGGAAGAGGAGCGGGAGAAGTACTCGGCCCTGACGGGGCAGTCGCTCTTCTACTTCGGCGAGGGCAAGAGCCTCCGTCACAAGATCCTCGCCATCGCCGAGGAGGAAGGTGCGGAGAAGGCCGGATACGCCTTGAAGCTCCTCCAGTCCGAAGGCGAGCTGTCGATCGCCTCCACCGGCAAAGACCCGCAGACGGGGCGCCTCGTCACGCAGGAGTACCGGGTCGAAGGGCCGGTGATGATCTTCCTGACGACGACGGCGATCGAGATCGACGAGGAGCTCCTCAACCGCTGCCTCGTCCTGACGGTCGACGAGAGCCGCGAGCAGACCAGGCGCATCCACGAGCTGCAGCGGCGGGCCTCGACGCTCGACGGCATCCTGGCCTCACGCAGGAAGCCGAAGGCGGTGAAGGTGCACCGCAACGCCCAGCGTCTCCTGCGCCCGCTCCTCGTCCACAACCCCTTCGCCGCGCGCCTCACCTTCCTCGACGAGAAGACGCGGATGCGGCGCGACCACGTCAAATACCTCAAGCTCATCGAGGCCATCACGCTCCTCTTCCAGTACCAGCGGGAAGTGAAGGGCCTGACCGTCGACGGGGAGGTCGTCGAGTACGTGGAGGCCACCCTCTCCGACGTCGCCCTCGCCAACCGGCTCGCCTCCGAGGTCCTCGGCCGGAGCCTCGACGAGCTGCCGCCGCAGACGCGGCGGCTTCTCGTCCACCTCGACGACCTGGTCACGTCCGTCTGCGAGAAGCAGGGAGTCACGCGGGAGGACCTGCGCTTCTCGCGCCGGGACGTGAGGATCGCGACGGGCTGGGGTGACACGCAGCTGCGGATACACCTCGATCGGCTCGCGGCGCTCGAGTACGTCCTCGTCCACCGTGGCGGCCGAGGCCAGAGCTTCGTCTACGAGCTCCTCTGGCGCGGTGAAGGGAAGGACGGACGGCCCTTCCTGCTGGGCCTCCTCGACACCGCCGCCCTCGTCGATCCCATCGATGAGGAGGCGGCTCCCGCGACTACGACTGAGACCTCGCGGGGGGAAGAGGGCCACCTCGCGGGGGGATCGCGGCCCCATCGCGGGGCCTTCGCGGGGGGGTCGCGGGGTGAGGAAGACGAGCCGGATCCCGCTCCCCATGCGCGCTTGAACGGTTTCTCGCACGAAGAAGCCGAAACTCCGCTCCTCGGAGGCACGCTCGGAATCCCGTCGTACCCACTGCCCGAGCCGAAGCTCGTCCTCCGCCGCGCAGCGGGCCGGCTGTAG
- a CDS encoding helix-turn-helix transcriptional regulator, whose amino-acid sequence MASTDFPQRLTTLRKAKGLTQQHLAERAGISVIQIHRYEAGGSQPSLEAIRRLSETLGVSADELVFGKHERGPDEDLRLQFEALSHFDAEEKKVAKAVLDSLILQHEAKKWTAGA is encoded by the coding sequence ATGGCCAGCACCGACTTCCCCCAGCGCCTGACCACTCTCCGAAAGGCCAAGGGCCTGACTCAGCAGCATCTCGCCGAGCGCGCAGGAATCTCGGTCATCCAGATCCACCGCTATGAGGCCGGCGGCTCCCAGCCCTCCCTGGAAGCCATACGGCGTCTGTCAGAAACGCTGGGGGTCTCCGCCGACGAGCTAGTCTTCGGCAAGCACGAGCGCGGCCCCGACGAGGACCTCCGCCTTCAGTTCGAAGCGCTCAGCCACTTCGATGCCGAGGAGAAGAAGGTCGCCAAGGCCGTGCTCGATTCCCTCATCCTTCAGCACGAAGCCAAGAAGTGGACTGCGGGAGCGTAA